Genomic window (Planococcus sp. MSAK28401):
TGCTCCACTGCCAAGTTAAATGCAGCTTCGGCCAAGGCCTGGCGAGTCGCGATTTTTTTCTTATCCCGCAAACCGCTGTCAGTCATTCCATCACCTCATTTTTCAATTCTTACATGTTATACCACAAAAATTGCTCAATGTGCAATTTTTCCCTTTGGGCAATTATACAAAAAACGGATCGATTGGTTGTATAATGGCTATTATCACCTGTACGAAGGAGGCTCTTATGAAAACTCATTATTATTTAGGTTGGTTTAGTGAGTGTTTTCCGGAAAACCTAAGCAAAGCCTTAAGGGAAGACCTTCCAGAACGTAAATCGCTCGTGATGATCAGCTCAGATCCATCAGACGCTGAAGTCGACGGCGTTGTGGAACGTGCCTGGCTCCATCAGGCAGGTATTTCATTCGATGAATATCATCTAATCGATTCGCGTGTAGAGCAGGAAGTGGCCCATGCCTTAATCAGAAATGCCTCGGCCATTTTTCTATTGGGCGGAGATACGCTTAAGCAAAACCGGTTTTTGACGGAGTATGATTTGGCGGAGCCTATCAAAACGAGCGC
Coding sequences:
- a CDS encoding Type 1 glutamine amidotransferase-like domain-containing protein, which produces MKTHYYLGWFSECFPENLSKALREDLPERKSLVMISSDPSDAEVDGVVERAWLHQAGISFDEYHLIDSRVEQEVAHALIRNASAIFLLGGDTLKQNRFLTEYDLAEPIKTSAALVMGASAGAINMSAKWKCSERFGYAVDMDTVCDGLALDPFSVLSHFDLENNMALLQEELSALSDEMNVYASNKDCALRSKGGSIDILGDVYVMSRSDIRKLEETF